The following are from one region of the Klebsiella aerogenes genome:
- a CDS encoding DUF445 domain-containing protein gives MLRLMEKLAELKRAKLLALSLLLIAAALFITTLLLPPTPWVSALKAISEAAMVGALADWFAVVALFRRIPLPFVSRHTAIIPRNKDRIADNLGRFVQEKFLDTPSLVALIRRYEPALMLGNWFSQPDNARRVGQHLLQVMSGFLELTDDTRIQRLLRRAVHKAIDKVDLTQTSAMMLEGLTRDNRHQKLLDSLISQLISLLQRDSSRAFIARGIIHWLETEHPLKAKLLPTEWLGEHSAEMVTDAVNTLLDEVSQDRTHQIRQAFDRAAQKLIDNLKADPQMAQKADNVKAYLKNDETFNRYLGEVWADLRGWVKTDINSDDSRIKQRIAEAGQWFGETLVRDEALRESLNEHLEQAAHRVAPEFAAFLTRHISDTVKSWDARDMSRQIELNIGKDLQFIRINGTLVGGTIGLGLWLLSQIPSLLHLHIG, from the coding sequence ATGCTTAGACTTATGGAAAAACTTGCTGAATTAAAGCGCGCTAAACTGCTGGCGCTGTCGCTGCTGCTGATTGCCGCAGCGCTATTTATTACCACGCTCCTGCTGCCGCCGACGCCGTGGGTCAGCGCGTTGAAAGCGATTTCCGAAGCGGCGATGGTGGGGGCGCTGGCCGACTGGTTTGCAGTTGTGGCGCTGTTTCGCCGCATCCCGTTGCCGTTTGTCTCCCGCCATACGGCGATTATCCCGCGCAATAAAGATCGCATCGCCGACAATCTTGGCCGCTTCGTGCAGGAGAAGTTTCTCGATACGCCCTCGCTGGTCGCGCTGATCCGCCGCTACGAACCGGCCCTGATGCTCGGCAACTGGTTCAGCCAACCCGACAATGCCCGGCGGGTCGGCCAGCATCTGCTACAGGTGATGAGCGGTTTTCTCGAACTGACCGACGATACCCGTATTCAGCGCCTGTTGCGGCGGGCGGTGCATAAGGCTATCGATAAGGTCGATCTGACACAAACCAGCGCCATGATGCTGGAGGGGCTAACCCGCGATAACCGCCATCAAAAACTGCTGGATTCGCTGATAAGCCAGCTTATCAGCCTGTTGCAACGCGACAGCTCCCGCGCCTTTATCGCCCGTGGCATTATTCATTGGCTGGAGACCGAGCATCCGCTGAAAGCTAAACTGTTACCGACTGAGTGGCTTGGCGAGCACAGCGCCGAAATGGTGACTGATGCGGTGAATACGCTGCTCGATGAAGTGAGCCAGGACCGCACGCATCAAATTCGTCAGGCCTTCGACCGCGCGGCGCAGAAGCTCATCGACAACCTGAAAGCCGACCCGCAAATGGCCCAAAAAGCCGATAACGTCAAAGCTTATCTGAAGAACGATGAGACCTTTAACCGTTATCTCGGCGAGGTGTGGGCCGACCTGCGCGGCTGGGTGAAGACCGATATCAACAGCGACGATTCGCGTATCAAACAGCGGATCGCTGAAGCCGGTCAGTGGTTTGGCGAAACGCTGGTGCGCGACGAGGCGCTGCGTGAATCGCTGAACGAACACCTGGAACAAGCGGCGCATCGGGTGGCGCCGGAATTCGCCGCCTTCCTGACTCGCCATATTAGCGACACGGTCAAAAGCTGGGACGCGCGCGATATGTCGCGGCAGATCGAACTCAACATCGGTAAGGACCTGCAGTTTATTCGCATCAACGGCACGCTGGTCGGTGGCACCATCGGCCTCGGCCTGTGGTTGCTATCGCAAATTCCGTCGCTGCTGCACCTGCATATTGGCTGA
- a CDS encoding DUF2955 domain-containing protein, with protein sequence MSINTLARVFTPHGNIVYTANDFRQTVRIAVAGTIALSISTFYDVQYGVFFVVYPLMLLSLVPVFNRHVARQFVFSAAVNCVEMVLIVGYLSQWPVIMTLVVFGLYVMRFRFMSQGPLFLLGSMGVVCQSTMLNFMSYSTSNWHTLMFSNMEACVMAVALSALLHYLIPDVEPRKPPLRIEKDAARIRHESLLSGTVATMIFVIFQVCDLSDSLSALMAGILILFPMHYRGAVISSVWRVVGVVLACLYILLVQLVIYNFSNHMVLMMPLIGLGLAFSARLHVMEKVGAGVGFASITTIGIMFGQNLHPDQDLVFSDLYRITSVTVSLVATLTMVFLVHRLLNCFAPTRFVVTD encoded by the coding sequence ATGTCTATTAATACCCTGGCGCGCGTCTTTACTCCGCACGGCAATATCGTCTACACGGCTAATGATTTTCGTCAGACGGTCCGTATCGCCGTCGCCGGGACTATCGCGCTGAGTATCTCGACCTTCTACGATGTGCAGTACGGCGTATTTTTCGTGGTTTATCCGCTGATGCTGCTGTCGCTGGTGCCGGTATTCAACCGCCATGTGGCGCGGCAGTTCGTGTTCAGCGCGGCGGTTAACTGCGTTGAAATGGTGCTGATCGTCGGCTATTTGTCGCAGTGGCCGGTGATCATGACGCTGGTGGTCTTCGGCTTGTATGTGATGCGTTTTCGCTTTATGAGCCAGGGGCCGCTGTTCCTTCTCGGGTCGATGGGCGTAGTTTGCCAGAGCACGATGCTCAATTTTATGAGTTATTCCACCAGCAATTGGCATACGTTGATGTTCTCCAATATGGAGGCTTGCGTGATGGCGGTGGCGTTGAGCGCGTTGTTGCACTATCTGATCCCGGACGTCGAGCCGCGTAAACCGCCGCTGCGTATTGAGAAAGACGCCGCGCGTATTCGCCATGAATCGCTGCTTTCCGGTACGGTGGCGACGATGATCTTCGTGATCTTCCAGGTCTGCGATCTGAGCGACTCGCTGTCAGCGCTGATGGCCGGAATTCTGATCCTGTTCCCGATGCACTATCGCGGCGCGGTGATTAGCTCGGTTTGGCGCGTGGTGGGTGTGGTATTAGCCTGCTTGTATATTCTGCTGGTACAACTGGTTATCTATAATTTCAGTAACCATATGGTCCTGATGATGCCGCTGATCGGCCTTGGACTGGCCTTTAGCGCTCGCCTGCATGTGATGGAAAAGGTGGGTGCCGGCGTGGGTTTCGCCAGTATCACCACCATCGGCATTATGTTCGGCCAGAACCTGCACCCGGATCAGGATCTGGTGTTCAGCGATCTGTACCGTATTACCTCGGTCACCGTGTCGCTGGTGGCGACGCTCACCATGGTGTTCCTCGTGCATCGCCTGCTGAACTGCTTTGCGCCGACGCGCTTCGTGGTTACCGATTAA
- a CDS encoding HlyD family secretion protein gives MMTPEQKFARWVRVSIAAFLAIFAWFIVADIWIPLTPDSTVMRVVTPVSSRVSGYVSHVYVHNNSQVKKGELLYELDPTPFINKVEAAQIAFEQAKLSNQQLDAQIAAARANLRTAQYTARNDKVTLDRYQRLSTLQNVSQSDLDKVRTTWQTSEQSVSALNAQIQNLQIQRGERDDKRNVTLQKYRNALEEAQLNLGWTQVRAETDGMVSNLQLNPGIYATAATAVLALVNNNTDIVADFREKSLRHTAVNTDAAVVFDALPGKVFPAHVTSSDAGILAGQEAVNGQLSQPEQSTRWVRDAQRMRIHVALDQPLDKPLPTGARATVQLYNSDGPFARTFAGLQIHLVSLLHYVY, from the coding sequence ATGATGACGCCAGAACAAAAATTTGCCCGCTGGGTAAGGGTGAGTATTGCCGCTTTCCTGGCAATATTCGCCTGGTTTATCGTTGCTGATATCTGGATCCCGCTGACCCCGGATTCCACCGTGATGCGCGTGGTGACCCCGGTTTCGTCGCGCGTTTCCGGCTACGTTTCGCACGTGTACGTACACAACAATAGCCAGGTGAAAAAGGGCGAGCTGCTGTACGAGCTGGACCCGACACCATTCATTAATAAAGTTGAAGCGGCACAAATCGCCTTTGAGCAGGCGAAGTTGAGCAACCAACAGCTGGATGCGCAGATCGCTGCCGCCCGCGCCAACCTACGCACCGCGCAGTACACCGCGCGTAATGATAAGGTCACCCTTGACCGCTACCAGCGTCTGAGCACCCTGCAGAACGTGTCGCAATCGGATCTCGATAAAGTGCGCACGACCTGGCAGACCAGCGAACAGTCGGTCAGCGCCCTGAATGCACAAATCCAGAACCTGCAGATCCAGCGCGGCGAGCGTGACGATAAGCGTAACGTAACGCTGCAGAAATACCGCAACGCGCTGGAAGAGGCGCAGCTGAATCTCGGCTGGACCCAGGTTCGCGCCGAAACCGACGGCATGGTCAGCAACCTGCAGCTGAACCCGGGGATCTACGCCACTGCCGCTACCGCCGTGCTGGCGCTGGTGAACAATAACACCGATATCGTTGCCGATTTCCGCGAAAAAAGCCTCCGCCACACCGCGGTGAATACCGATGCGGCGGTGGTCTTTGACGCCCTGCCGGGTAAGGTCTTTCCGGCGCATGTGACAAGCAGCGATGCCGGTATTCTTGCCGGTCAGGAAGCGGTGAATGGCCAGTTGTCGCAGCCGGAGCAGTCCACTCGTTGGGTGCGCGATGCGCAGCGGATGCGCATCCACGTCGCGCTGGACCAACCGCTGGACAAGCCGCTGCCGACCGGCGCCCGCGCCACGGTGCAGCTGTACAATAGCGACGGGCCGTTCGCTCGTACCTTTGCCGGCCTGCAGATCCATCTGGTGAGCCTGTTGCACTATGTCTATTAA
- a CDS encoding DUF2164 domain-containing protein, which produces MSEIEIGPAQRDLLREKLSKYCEETFSLELEQFDAEFFVDFIAKELGPLFYNAGIEEAIRTHLAWSERIQEEMDLKKVY; this is translated from the coding sequence ATGAGCGAGATTGAGATCGGCCCGGCGCAGCGCGACCTGCTGCGCGAAAAGCTAAGTAAGTACTGCGAAGAAACCTTTAGCCTTGAACTGGAACAGTTCGACGCCGAGTTTTTTGTCGACTTTATCGCCAAAGAGCTCGGGCCGCTGTTTTACAACGCCGGTATTGAAGAGGCCATCCGCACCCATCTCGCATGGAGCGAGCGGATCCAGGAAGAGATGGATTTGAAGAAGGTCTATTAA
- a CDS encoding MarR family transcriptional regulator: MTEDELFARRPMGMRMAMVVRQWRAVIDSAITDTGLTQSSWTVLMQLHQLGCNVSVSELAEVQGIELPPLMRTLTQLEKQGYLLRSTSPYDKRIRLLTLTAEGHAILEKLNRVIETYQDRVTETIPEVDLATFSATLNQIACNLRTIREEDNKI, translated from the coding sequence ATGACTGAAGACGAACTGTTTGCCCGCCGTCCGATGGGGATGCGCATGGCGATGGTGGTGCGCCAGTGGCGTGCGGTTATCGACAGCGCAATTACCGATACCGGCCTGACCCAGTCAAGCTGGACGGTGCTGATGCAGCTGCATCAGCTGGGATGCAATGTCTCGGTAAGCGAACTGGCGGAAGTGCAGGGCATTGAACTGCCGCCGCTGATGCGCACCCTCACGCAGCTGGAAAAGCAGGGCTACCTGCTGCGCTCAACATCGCCATATGACAAGCGCATCCGCCTGCTCACGCTGACGGCGGAAGGCCACGCTATCCTGGAAAAGCTGAACCGCGTCATTGAGACTTATCAAGACCGCGTGACGGAAACTATCCCCGAAGTGGACCTCGCCACCTTCAGCGCCACATTAAATCAAATCGCCTGCAACTTGCGGACAATCCGCGAAGAAGATAACAAGATCTAA